In one window of Oscillospiraceae bacterium DNA:
- a CDS encoding indolepyruvate oxidoreductase subunit beta yields the protein MIKNIMIVGVGGQGSLLASRIVGNAAMALGYDVKVSEVHGMSQRGGSVVTYVRYGDKVHSPVIGQGEADIILSFEQLEAARWLSYLKKDGVLITSTQKVMPMPVITGAVGYPDEIISKIEGKNIKVVAVDALKKAEEAGSIKAVNVVLIGLMAHYSDFTKEQLLEALEKSVPQKLLDVNLKAFESGYNCI from the coding sequence ATGATTAAGAACATAATGATTGTAGGTGTCGGCGGTCAGGGCTCCCTGCTCGCCAGCAGAATTGTCGGAAATGCCGCTATGGCACTCGGATACGATGTAAAAGTCAGTGAAGTACACGGTATGTCACAGCGCGGAGGTTCTGTTGTGACATATGTACGATATGGTGATAAGGTACATTCCCCCGTCATTGGTCAGGGTGAAGCTGATATTATACTTTCTTTTGAACAGCTCGAAGCTGCACGCTGGCTGTCATATCTCAAAAAGGACGGTGTTCTTATCACTTCAACTCAAAAGGTTATGCCGATGCCTGTAATTACCGGAGCTGTCGGTTATCCTGATGAAATAATCAGTAAAATCGAAGGTAAAAACATCAAAGTTGTTGCAGTGGATGCACTTAAGAAAGCTGAAGAGGCAGGTTCTATAAAGGCTGTTAACGTTGTACTCATAGGTCTCATGGCGCATTACAGCGATTTCACCAAAGAACAGCTGCTTGAAGCTTTGGAAAAATCAGTGCCTCAAAAGCTTCTTGATGTTAACTTGAAAGCTTTTGAATCCGGATATAATTGTATATGA